The Vibrio sp. 10N DNA window GAAAATCGTCTCAAACAGGAGATTGCCGAGCTGCGCAAGAAAATCGACAGTGTGCCGTTTATCGACACCTTCGACTTGCGATTTAAAAACTACGAAAAACGTCCAGTCCCATCCAGCCAAGCGGTGATGTTCTGCCTAATGGATGTATCTGGCTCTATGGATCAAGCCACAAAAGACATCGCCAAACGGTTTTATGTCTTGCTGTACTTGTTCCTAACACGAACCTATGAAAACGTCGAAGTGGTGTTTATTCGCCACCACACTCAAGCTAAAGAGGTGGACGAGCATGAGTTTTTCTATTCTCAAGAAACCGGTGGCACCATAGTTTCCAGTGCATTAAAGCTAATGAAGGAAATCGTGGAAGACCGCTACCCAACGGGAGAATGGAACATTTATGCCGCGCAAGCTTCTGATGGCGATAACTGGGCCGACGATTCACCGCGCTGTCGTGACCTATTGGTCAACAAGCTGCTGCCAGCTTGTCAGTACTATTCATACATCGAGATCACTCGTCGAACTCACCAGACGTTATGGCATGAGTACGAGAAACTCGAGAATGATTTTGACAACTTCGCGATGAAGAATATCCGTTCGGTTGATGACATATTCCCTGTGTTTAGGGAGTTGTTTCATAAAGAGACAGCATAGGGAGACGTGCTATGACCACAGAGACTAAGACAAAATCTAAGGTGTTGCCTGACGGCCCAGATTGGACCTTTGATATGCTCGAGCGCTACCACGTTGAGATAAAACGCGTGGCTAAGCATTACCGTTTGGACACCTATCCAAACCAAATCGAGGTCATCACCTCAGAACAGATGATGGATGCCTATTCGAGTATAGGCATGCCTATTAACTACAACCATTGGTCGTTTGGTAAGAAGTTTATTCAAACCGAACAAGGCTATAAACACGGCCAGATGGGTCTGGCGTACGAGATAGTGATTAACTCAGATCCTTGTATTGCCTATCTAATGGAAGAGAACTCGGTCACGATGCAAGCACTGGTAATGGCGCATGCTTGCTATGGCCACAACTCATTCTTTAAAGGTAATTACCTGTTCCAAACCTGGACTGATGCCAGCTCTATCATTGACTACCTGTTGTTCGCTAAGAAATACATTGCTGACTGTGAACAAAAATACGGTGTGGAAGAGGTCGAGCAAATCCTCGACTCCTGCCACGCTCTAATGAACTATGGCGTTGATCGTTATAAGCGACCGGAGAAGATCTCGATCGCCGAAGAGAAAGCACGCCAAGAAGAGCGCGAGTCCTACTTACAATCACAGGTCAATGAACTTTGGAAAACAG harbors:
- a CDS encoding YeaH/YhbH family protein; amino-acid sequence: MAQFIDRRLNGKNKSAVNRQRFLRRHKQKIKESVTDAVNRRSITNTETGEDVSIPSKDLNEPIFHQGQGGVKERVHPGNDQFITGDKIERPPKGGQGGGAGQGEASPDGEGEDDFVFQISKDEYLDILFEDLALPNLKKNQINKIKEWKTHRAGYQTAGMPSNIAIVRSLQQSLARRTAMTAGKRRMLDELTKQLDEIQISEPAQPMEENRLKQEIAELRKKIDSVPFIDTFDLRFKNYEKRPVPSSQAVMFCLMDVSGSMDQATKDIAKRFYVLLYLFLTRTYENVEVVFIRHHTQAKEVDEHEFFYSQETGGTIVSSALKLMKEIVEDRYPTGEWNIYAAQASDGDNWADDSPRCRDLLVNKLLPACQYYSYIEITRRTHQTLWHEYEKLENDFDNFAMKNIRSVDDIFPVFRELFHKETA